The following are encoded together in the Ignavibacteria bacterium genome:
- the rimO gene encoding 30S ribosomal protein S12 methylthiotransferase RimO yields MKVKKDKVKIITLGCSKNLVDSEHISAQLKNGNVEIVEDENKANTVIINTCGFIQPAKEESINTILAAVENKQQGKLKNVYVAGCLSDRYMEELIIEIPEVDKYFGATSKPKTMYDILNAMGIDYKKNLVGERSLSTKHYAYLKISDGCDNPCSFCAIPIMRGGHVSKPLKEIINEAKKLADKGIKELLVIGQDTTYWGMDINRKREIAKVLNALSDINGIEWIRLMYAYPSRFPDGLIEVIANNEKVCKYIDIPIQHISDNMLKIMRRGITKKQQIHLLESLRNKVEDIAIRTTLLVGHPGETEEDVQELADFVRDFEFDRLGVFTYSHEEGTYAHTYKDDASQREKNKRHKKILDVQKKVSEKKNRGMLNRVCRVIIDRKEFDYYIGRTYKDAPEIDQEVYIKSEKKLIDGNFYDAKIYDYEEFDLFGEIIHN; encoded by the coding sequence ATGAAGGTCAAAAAAGATAAAGTAAAGATTATTACACTCGGGTGTTCAAAGAATCTTGTGGATTCCGAGCATATTTCCGCTCAGCTTAAAAATGGAAACGTTGAAATTGTTGAAGATGAAAACAAGGCAAACACTGTTATTATTAATACTTGCGGATTCATCCAGCCCGCTAAAGAAGAGTCTATTAACACTATCCTTGCCGCAGTTGAAAACAAACAGCAGGGCAAACTTAAAAACGTTTATGTTGCAGGGTGTCTTTCTGATAGGTATATGGAGGAACTTATAATTGAAATTCCTGAAGTAGATAAATATTTCGGTGCTACCAGCAAACCTAAAACAATGTATGATATACTCAATGCAATGGGTATAGATTATAAAAAGAATCTTGTCGGTGAACGCTCGCTTTCAACAAAACATTATGCATACCTGAAAATCAGCGACGGCTGCGATAATCCTTGCTCTTTCTGCGCCATTCCTATAATGCGCGGCGGTCATGTTTCAAAACCTTTAAAAGAAATTATTAACGAAGCAAAAAAGCTTGCGGATAAAGGTATTAAAGAATTACTCGTTATCGGACAGGATACTACCTACTGGGGTATGGATATAAACCGCAAACGTGAAATAGCAAAAGTCCTGAATGCTCTTTCTGATATTAATGGTATTGAATGGATTCGCCTAATGTATGCATACCCATCCCGTTTTCCCGATGGGCTGATTGAGGTCATTGCAAACAATGAAAAAGTATGTAAGTATATCGATATTCCCATCCAGCACATATCTGATAATATGCTTAAAATAATGAGGCGCGGTATCACAAAGAAACAACAGATACACCTTCTCGAATCACTAAGAAACAAAGTTGAAGATATTGCCATTCGTACAACCCTCCTCGTCGGTCATCCCGGCGAAACGGAAGAAGATGTACAAGAACTTGCTGACTTTGTCAGAGACTTTGAATTCGATAGGCTCGGCGTTTTCACTTATTCCCATGAAGAAGGCACTTATGCGCATACCTATAAAGATGATGCTTCCCAGCGTGAAAAGAATAAACGTCATAAGAAAATTCTTGATGTTCAGAAAAAAGTCTCCGAGAAAAAGAACAGGGGAATGCTTAACAGGGTTTGCAGGGTTATAATAGATAGAAAAGAGTTTGATTACTACATCGGAAGAACCTATAAAGATGCACCCGAAATTGACCAGGAAGTTTATATTAAATCTGAAAAGAAATTGATTGATGGTAATTTTTACGACGCAAAGATTTATGATTACGAAGAGTTTGATTTGTTTGGAGAAATAATTCATAACTAA
- a CDS encoding GWxTD domain-containing protein, whose amino-acid sequence MKNKIILLAVIVYCLSALEIQAQGKENPLQNLNVGKEYFYLDPLVFYPLDSAVGRLDVYIEIPLENLQFKKAGSNDNYEASFDLRIIIKDFLDQQIFTQTYTEKINSTKNEQKNISEQSVSNLKNYFLKSGFYKINISLKDKNSGNEYIKDFSVNVRDPKIDRILASDIMLLSDYSIDSKGEQEITPLISGNIGTIESFYIFSEIQNNTEEDVTKVFRIVSVDDREKVMFDTTISVDIKKGKNPVIVKMDAADYSIGSYTLKIFEGSKELTETKFVYRWGDVPISVKDLDEAVSQLQYIATTKELDHINDAANNEEKLKRFVRFWKSIDPSPRTPKNEIMIEYYNRIKIANERYSHYTEGWKTDMGMVFIIYGNPSVIDRHPFESDSKPYEIWTYYDINRQYIFVDYTGFGDYRLTTPIWDERTRIRFYN is encoded by the coding sequence ATGAAAAACAAGATTATTTTACTCGCTGTTATCGTTTACTGCCTGTCTGCTTTGGAGATTCAGGCACAGGGCAAGGAAAACCCGCTTCAGAATTTGAATGTCGGGAAGGAATATTTCTATCTCGACCCCCTCGTTTTCTATCCTCTCGATTCGGCAGTTGGCAGACTCGATGTTTACATCGAAATTCCTCTTGAAAACCTTCAGTTTAAAAAAGCCGGCTCAAACGATAACTATGAGGCTTCTTTTGACCTTAGAATAATAATTAAAGATTTCCTTGATCAACAGATTTTTACGCAGACCTATACCGAAAAAATTAACAGCACAAAAAACGAACAGAAAAATATTTCCGAGCAGTCTGTTTCAAACCTTAAAAATTATTTTCTGAAATCTGGTTTCTATAAGATTAATATTTCTCTTAAGGATAAGAATTCGGGAAATGAATACATTAAAGATTTTTCTGTTAATGTTAGAGACCCCAAAATAGACAGGATTCTTGCCTCTGATATTATGCTTCTTTCAGACTATTCCATAGACTCGAAAGGTGAACAGGAAATAACTCCCCTTATTAGCGGTAATATCGGAACTATAGAAAGCTTCTATATATTCTCTGAAATTCAAAATAATACTGAAGAAGATGTTACAAAAGTTTTCAGGATTGTTTCAGTGGACGATAGGGAAAAAGTTATGTTCGATACCACTATTTCTGTCGATATTAAAAAAGGAAAGAATCCCGTTATAGTAAAGATGGATGCGGCCGATTATTCAATCGGCAGTTATACACTCAAAATCTTTGAGGGATCAAAAGAGCTCACGGAAACTAAGTTTGTTTACAGATGGGGAGATGTTCCTATTTCCGTGAAAGACCTGGATGAGGCCGTAAGTCAGCTTCAGTACATTGCCACAACTAAAGAGCTCGATCATATAAACGATGCTGCCAATAATGAAGAGAAACTAAAAAGGTTTGTAAGATTTTGGAAAAGTATTGACCCGTCTCCGCGAACACCGAAGAATGAAATTATGATAGAGTATTATAATCGTATAAAAATCGCCAACGAGAGATATTCACATTATACTGAGGGCTGGAAAACTGACATGGGTATGGTTTTTATAATTTACGGAAATCCCAGCGTTATTGATAGACATCCTTTTGAAAGTGATTCCAAGCCTTATGAAATCTGGACCTATTATGACATTAACAGGCAGTATATTTTTGTCGATTATACTGGCTTCGGCGATTATCGCTTGACTACTCCTATCTGGGATGAAAGAACTCGAATCAGATTCTATAATTAA